A genomic segment from Haloarchaeobius salinus encodes:
- a CDS encoding helix-turn-helix domain-containing protein has translation MSRDGAWEEWITFVLNAVAEQAIDAYDCGVGLQALQTEYHDLFPNRPAVRDVVDYVFEEPYLTASRAIEATGRSRQAVYDAIEALEAEGIVEEISGSERYRVYEAPQIIDVVGSP, from the coding sequence GTGAGCCGGGACGGGGCGTGGGAGGAGTGGATCACGTTCGTCCTGAACGCGGTCGCGGAACAGGCCATCGACGCGTACGACTGTGGGGTCGGACTCCAGGCGCTCCAGACCGAGTACCACGACCTGTTCCCGAACCGTCCGGCGGTCCGCGACGTGGTCGACTATGTCTTCGAGGAGCCCTACCTGACTGCGAGCAGGGCCATCGAGGCGACCGGCCGGTCGCGACAGGCGGTGTACGACGCCATCGAGGCTCTGGAGGCGGAGGGCATCGTCGAGGAAATCTCGGGGTCGGAACGGTACCGCGTGTACGAGGCCCCGCAGATCATCGACGTTGTCGGGTCCCCCTGA
- a CDS encoding tyrosine-type recombinase/integrase, translating to MNGRTSGDRRDRPFAATFDRYLQDKGKGRGGEGGNYRRNAARELDRFAAWARGERGPADWSGIVHDADREPTFADLDERVFREYARHLAGDRGLKPNTVQTYYAYVSAWCGWCVNEGYLTAHYAQRASATAPLPTDDGRKPGDQQAWTPEQRHALTRHVDEQAREAIETYSTLDPDTDRLDRERARYHALRAARDRALVFVVAYTAVRIGELLRDPDDPRRRGVRWGEVDLDAGSMEVYRKKQQWDAASLPDPVLGPLRRYRRLLDPPSDRWPVFPTFDQRTLGELVQEGLADRGVRPAEIDARRDEHARDLLLALDADLRPPSLTTDGGRSVLRRVTTASDVDVDHPKHDYLAPHGGRRGMGEVLVRAFGYTVAARYLDNSEEMVRDRYSHIEAGELGDVATEALDEVDR from the coding sequence ATGAACGGACGGACGTCCGGTGACCGGCGGGACCGCCCGTTCGCCGCGACCTTCGACCGGTACCTCCAGGACAAGGGCAAGGGTCGCGGCGGCGAGGGCGGGAACTATCGGCGGAACGCCGCCCGCGAGCTGGACCGGTTCGCGGCGTGGGCGCGGGGCGAGCGCGGGCCTGCAGACTGGTCCGGGATCGTCCACGACGCCGACCGTGAACCCACCTTCGCGGACCTCGACGAGCGCGTCTTCCGCGAGTACGCCCGTCACCTCGCCGGCGACCGGGGGCTGAAGCCGAACACCGTCCAGACGTACTACGCGTACGTCTCCGCCTGGTGCGGCTGGTGCGTCAACGAGGGCTACCTGACCGCACACTACGCCCAGCGCGCGAGTGCGACGGCCCCGTTGCCCACCGACGACGGCCGCAAGCCCGGCGACCAGCAGGCGTGGACCCCGGAACAGCGTCACGCGCTGACCCGTCACGTCGACGAGCAGGCCCGTGAGGCCATCGAGACGTACAGCACCCTGGACCCGGACACCGACCGGCTCGACAGGGAGCGCGCCCGCTACCACGCGCTTCGAGCCGCCCGGGACCGCGCGCTCGTCTTCGTCGTCGCCTACACCGCCGTCCGTATCGGCGAACTGCTCCGCGACCCCGACGACCCGCGTCGACGTGGCGTCCGCTGGGGCGAGGTCGACCTGGACGCCGGCAGCATGGAGGTTTACCGGAAGAAACAGCAGTGGGACGCCGCCAGCCTGCCCGACCCGGTGCTCGGGCCGCTCCGACGCTACCGTCGGTTGCTCGACCCGCCGAGCGACCGCTGGCCGGTGTTCCCAACCTTCGACCAGCGGACCCTCGGCGAACTGGTGCAGGAGGGGCTGGCGGACCGGGGAGTCCGCCCTGCAGAGATCGACGCCCGACGCGACGAACACGCCCGCGACCTGCTCCTCGCGCTCGACGCCGACCTGCGGCCACCCTCGCTCACGACCGACGGCGGCCGGAGCGTGCTGCGTCGTGTGACGACGGCGAGTGACGTCGACGTCGACCACCCGAAGCACGACTACCTCGCTCCCCACGGCGGCCGTCGCGGCATGGGCGAGGTGCTCGTGCGGGCGTTCGGCTACACCGTCGCCGCCCGCTACCTCGACAACTCCGAGGAGATGGTCCGCGACCGCTACTCCCACATCGAGGCCGGCGAACTCGGCGACGTGGCGACGGAGGCGCTGGACGAAGTGGACCGCTGA
- a CDS encoding zinc-binding dehydrogenase — protein sequence MHAAVLEAYGEPLSIESVPEPDPEPHGAVVEVEACGICRSDWHAWQGHGEWADDQVPLGQVLGHEPAGRVVAVGEDVTRLSVGDQVAVPFNLGDGACPHCLNGHGNVCDDGYALGFEMDAPGAFAEAVHVPNADYNAVSLPSNVEPEEMAALGCRYVTAFHALSHRVDLDAGDWVAVHGCGGLGLAAVQLAAALGAGVVAVDVREEPLELASDLGATATVDASGVDDVPGEIESLTGDGAHVSVDALGRAETCRNSVDCLRTRGTHVQLGLTTEAERGEVALPIDTMARWDISFLGSRGMPPTRFDELLRMIETDRIDPGALVTRRVSLSEVSDRLAAMTDYGTQGVEVVTEFGG from the coding sequence ATGCACGCAGCAGTCCTCGAGGCCTACGGCGAACCGCTGAGCATCGAGTCCGTTCCGGAACCGGACCCCGAACCCCACGGGGCGGTGGTCGAGGTAGAAGCCTGCGGTATCTGTCGGAGCGACTGGCACGCCTGGCAGGGCCACGGTGAGTGGGCCGACGACCAGGTTCCGCTCGGCCAGGTGCTCGGGCACGAGCCCGCGGGCCGGGTCGTCGCTGTCGGCGAGGACGTGACGCGACTCTCCGTCGGCGACCAGGTGGCGGTGCCGTTCAACCTCGGCGACGGGGCCTGCCCGCACTGTCTCAACGGCCACGGCAACGTCTGCGACGACGGCTACGCACTCGGGTTCGAGATGGATGCGCCAGGCGCGTTCGCGGAGGCGGTCCACGTCCCGAACGCCGACTACAACGCCGTCTCGCTCCCGTCGAACGTGGAGCCGGAGGAGATGGCCGCGCTCGGCTGTCGCTACGTGACGGCGTTCCACGCGCTCTCGCACCGCGTCGACCTCGACGCCGGCGACTGGGTGGCCGTCCACGGCTGTGGCGGGCTCGGCCTCGCGGCGGTCCAGCTCGCGGCCGCACTCGGGGCCGGCGTCGTCGCCGTGGACGTGCGCGAGGAACCGCTCGAACTCGCCAGCGATCTCGGTGCGACGGCGACGGTCGACGCGTCAGGCGTCGACGACGTGCCGGGCGAGATAGAGTCGCTGACCGGCGACGGGGCTCACGTCTCGGTCGACGCGCTCGGGCGTGCAGAGACCTGCCGCAACAGCGTCGACTGCCTGCGGACGCGGGGCACCCACGTCCAGCTCGGGCTGACGACCGAGGCGGAGCGTGGGGAGGTCGCGCTGCCAATCGACACGATGGCGCGCTGGGATATCTCCTTCCTCGGGTCCCGCGGGATGCCACCGACGCGGTTCGACGAGTTGCTCAGGATGATCGAGACAGACCGCATCGACCCCGGGGCGCTCGTGACCCGTCGGGTCTCGCTCTCGGAGGTGTCGGACCGGCTGGCCGCGATGACCGACTACGGGACCCAGGGCGTGGAGGTCGTCACCGAGTTCGGGGGCTGA
- a CDS encoding pyridoxamine 5'-phosphate oxidase family protein, with translation MEHIEYAYTHGMNDEEIAERLHTEGTGVLSLADDGDAYGVPLAHYYDGEDIYFRLGMTEDSQKRDLLERGGTVSYAVYGTDETDDPRGIDSWSILAEGTLTRIPESDHERFDTAEINRHFSPIRVFDEDIEEIEIVIVRLDADSVTGRRTSFD, from the coding sequence ATGGAACACATCGAGTACGCCTACACCCACGGGATGAACGACGAGGAGATCGCAGAGCGATTGCACACCGAGGGGACAGGTGTACTCTCGCTCGCCGACGACGGCGACGCCTACGGAGTCCCGCTCGCGCACTACTACGACGGCGAGGACATCTACTTCAGACTCGGGATGACCGAGGACAGTCAGAAGCGCGACCTGCTCGAGCGTGGCGGCACCGTCTCGTACGCCGTCTACGGGACCGACGAGACCGATGACCCGCGTGGCATCGACTCGTGGAGCATCCTCGCGGAGGGGACGCTGACCCGTATCCCGGAGTCGGACCACGAACGCTTCGACACCGCGGAGATCAACCGACATTTCTCACCGATACGCGTGTTCGACGAGGACATCGAGGAGATCGAGATCGTCATCGTCCGCCTCGATGCCGACTCGGTGACGGGACGGAGGACGTCGTTCGACTGA
- a CDS encoding proteasome assembly chaperone family protein gives MPQHTPTATFQQFTDVATDEPYLIEGLPGHGLVAAIATDLVTRQLELEHHGSIVSDEFPSVAPFTEGRVQDLVRVYAGADPPVMTLQSAVALPGRAFGPLADCVLEDLAVEFDRAIFLTGAPAENEENIGEVFGVATTDEVEAELREADIPIADGFGLIGGITGALVSACHRADVPASVLVVKANPYLPDPAAAESVIENALEPLVDFDIDTTELAEQADEIRTQMEEVSRHYQQMMASEGQEPPDEPTGPTMFQ, from the coding sequence ATGCCCCAGCACACACCGACCGCGACCTTCCAGCAGTTCACCGACGTCGCGACCGACGAACCCTATCTCATCGAGGGGTTGCCTGGTCACGGGCTCGTCGCCGCCATCGCGACCGACCTCGTCACCAGACAGCTCGAACTCGAACACCACGGGAGCATCGTCTCTGACGAGTTCCCGTCCGTCGCCCCGTTCACGGAGGGGCGCGTACAGGACCTCGTCCGTGTGTACGCAGGGGCCGACCCACCCGTGATGACGCTCCAGAGCGCCGTGGCACTACCGGGTCGCGCGTTCGGCCCGCTCGCGGACTGTGTCCTCGAGGACCTGGCCGTCGAGTTCGACCGCGCCATCTTCCTGACCGGCGCTCCGGCCGAGAACGAGGAGAACATCGGCGAGGTGTTCGGCGTCGCGACCACGGACGAGGTCGAGGCCGAGCTCCGCGAGGCGGACATCCCCATCGCGGACGGCTTCGGCCTCATCGGAGGCATCACGGGCGCACTCGTCTCGGCGTGCCATCGTGCCGACGTCCCCGCGTCAGTACTCGTCGTGAAGGCGAACCCCTACCTGCCGGACCCGGCTGCGGCGGAGTCGGTCATCGAGAACGCGCTCGAACCGCTCGTCGACTTCGACATCGACACCACGGAGCTGGCGGAGCAGGCCGACGAGATCCGCACGCAGATGGAGGAGGTATCGAGACACTACCAGCAGATGATGGCCTCAGAGGGTCAGGAGCCACCCGATGAGCCCACCGGGCCGACGATGTTCCAGTAG
- a CDS encoding phage terminase large subunit family protein, with protein MAGRCPHCEEEVTPRNGGEPGEHSGVATVWVCPVCDTILSVSEWMD; from the coding sequence ATGGCAGGACGCTGTCCCCACTGCGAGGAGGAAGTGACACCCCGGAACGGCGGCGAACCAGGCGAACACTCCGGCGTTGCAACAGTCTGGGTCTGTCCCGTCTGTGACACCATCCTCAGCGTCTCGGAGTGGATGGACTGA
- a CDS encoding DUF5995 family protein — MGGYSEAVRLVGGTELRAFMHAVRGEPERFEPPESSDPRLVDPVDGAFETVEGATRRLETLESRLRERGDRRAVFLTIYVRMTREVHDGIASGRFTDPEWMRRYLVTFANYYRRAFLAFETGDVAAVPDPWRVAFGASMHDETLVVQDAFLGVNAHINYDLALALADVGLDPDRAAKRTDHLAIDDILAGLVDAQQTALARLYAPGVHDVDALFGRLDESLTLRSMIEGRAQAWRVAVVRTDFDTPPVPGFAKWVLRTTATGGALFVLSPQLDPAVLAQLRAVERDDTSLDGLLTRLDEQLDARHR, encoded by the coding sequence ATGGGGGGATACAGTGAGGCGGTCCGACTGGTCGGGGGGACGGAACTCCGGGCGTTCATGCACGCGGTCCGTGGTGAGCCGGAGCGGTTCGAGCCGCCCGAATCATCCGACCCGCGACTGGTCGATCCCGTGGACGGGGCCTTCGAGACGGTCGAGGGAGCGACGCGACGTCTCGAGACGTTGGAGTCTCGGCTGCGAGAACGCGGGGACCGCAGGGCAGTTTTCCTGACCATCTACGTCCGGATGACGCGCGAGGTGCACGACGGCATCGCGTCGGGCCGGTTCACGGACCCGGAGTGGATGCGGCGGTACCTCGTCACCTTCGCGAACTACTACCGTCGGGCGTTCCTGGCCTTCGAAACAGGCGACGTCGCAGCCGTCCCGGACCCGTGGCGGGTCGCCTTCGGGGCCTCGATGCACGACGAGACACTCGTAGTCCAGGATGCGTTCCTCGGCGTGAACGCACACATCAACTACGACCTCGCGCTCGCGCTGGCTGACGTCGGCCTCGACCCGGATCGGGCGGCCAAGCGGACGGACCACCTCGCAATCGACGACATCCTGGCGGGACTGGTCGACGCCCAGCAGACGGCACTCGCGCGATTGTACGCCCCGGGTGTGCACGACGTCGACGCGCTATTCGGTCGACTCGACGAGTCGCTCACACTCCGCTCGATGATCGAGGGCCGGGCGCAGGCGTGGCGCGTCGCGGTCGTGCGTACCGACTTCGACACCCCACCCGTCCCAGGGTTCGCGAAGTGGGTCCTTCGGACGACAGCGACCGGCGGCGCACTGTTCGTCCTGAGTCCACAGCTCGACCCGGCAGTTCTCGCCCAACTCAGAGCGGTTGAACGGGACGACACGTCCCTAGACGGGCTCCTGACCCGTCTCGACGAACAGCTCGATGCCAGACACAGGTGA
- a CDS encoding cold-shock protein: MATGKVDFFNDTGGYGFISTDDDAVDDDEDVFFHMEDVGGPDLEEGQEVEFDIESSPKGPRASNLTRK, translated from the coding sequence ATGGCAACCGGTAAAGTTGACTTCTTCAACGACACAGGCGGCTACGGCTTCATTTCGACCGACGACGACGCTGTTGACGACGACGAGGACGTGTTCTTCCACATGGAAGACGTCGGCGGTCCGGACCTCGAGGAGGGTCAGGAGGTCGAGTTCGACATCGAATCATCCCCGAAGGGACCCCGCGCGTCGAACCTCACCCGCAAGTAA
- a CDS encoding DUF7571 family protein: MKPCHSCQTVIDEYLLDKKLEPLRELTADDFNICADCVTIDVDACVKCGGAVYVPETVSPDYCPACRSDIIDLTGNDPGWTRDHVST, translated from the coding sequence ATGAAACCGTGCCACAGCTGCCAGACCGTCATCGACGAGTATCTCCTGGACAAAAAGCTCGAACCCCTGCGCGAGCTCACGGCTGACGACTTCAACATCTGTGCGGATTGCGTCACAATCGACGTGGACGCGTGCGTGAAGTGTGGCGGCGCGGTGTACGTCCCCGAGACTGTCTCCCCCGACTACTGCCCGGCGTGTCGGTCCGACATCATCGACCTCACCGGGAACGACCCCGGTTGGACGCGGGACCACGTGTCGACCTGA